Part of the Variovorax sp. PAMC 28711 genome is shown below.
CTGGTGACGATGAAAGTGAGGCGCGGTGCCTACGTGACCGAGGTGTCGGAGCAGGACTTGACAGATGTCTATCACCTCCTCAGCTTGCTCGAAAGCGATGCGGCCGGTGTGGTCGCCGAGCGCGCGACCGAGGCCCAGTTGAACGATCTTCGCCGGTTGCACGACGAACTCGAAGCGACCGCCTGTCCGGGCCACGTCGACCGCGAACTTTTCTTCGCGATCAACGAGCGCTTTCACATGCGCCTGCTCGCCATCGCCGACAACCGTTGGCGCGACCAGGTGGTGGCCGATCTGCGCAAAGTGATGAAGCTCAACCGGCACAACTCGCTGCTGAAGTCGGGCCGCCTCGTCGAATCGCTGGCCGAACACCGGGCGCTGATGGCCGCCATCGAGTCGCGGGAACCACAGGCCGCGGCGGCGCGCATGCGCGAACACTTTGCCAGCGGGCTCGAAGCGGCTACCTGAGCGACCTTCAGCACGGCGACGCGTGACTCAGGCCGCGAGCGCCACCGGCTCGTGCGCCAGCGCCATCACCGCGTGCGGCGGCATGTCCTTGAGTTTGTGGTCGCTCCACACCTGCCGCCAGCGGCGCGCACCGGGCAGGCCATTGCGCAGGCCGAGCATGTGGCGCGCGATATTCGATAACGGCGTGCCGTGTTCAGCCGCCTCGCGCAACATGTAATCGCACATCTGCGCCTCAATGCCTTCGCGGGTGATGTCGCGAGGCGTGATGCCGAAGAAGTCGGCGTCCCAGCCAGCCAGCCACCAGGGGTTGTGATACGCCTCGCGGCCGACCATGACACCGTCGAGCAGGCGCAGCTGCTCGTGCACCTGGCCGGGCTCGGCGAAGCCGCCGTTGATCGAAAAGCGCAGCGCCGGAAAGTCGTGCTTGAGTTGGTGCACCAGCGCATAGCGCAGCGGCGGCACTTCGCGGTTCTGCTTGGGCGACAGGCCTTTGAGCCAGGCGTTGCGCGCATGAACGATGAATGTCTTGCAGCCCGCCTCGGCCACCGTACCGACGAAATCGCGCACGAACTCGTAGTTTTCCGTCTTGTCGATGCCGATGCGGTGCTTGATGGTGACCGGCACGCTCACCACGTCCAGCATCGCTTTCACGCCGTCGGCGACCAGCTGCGGCTCGGCCATCAGGCAAGCCCCGAAGGCGCCACGCTGCACACGCTCACTCGGGCAGCCGCAATTGATGTTGATCTCGTCGTAGCCCCATTGCTCGCCGAGCTTCGCGCACTGGGCGAGATCGGCCGGCTCGCTGCCGCCAAGTTGCAGGGCGATCGGGTGCTCTTCGGCGTTGAAGCGCAAGTGGCGCGGCACGTCCCCATGAATGAGGGCGCCGGTCGTCACCATCTCGGTGTAGAGCAGCGCGTGGCGTGTCAGCAGCCGATGGAAGTAGCGGCAGTGCCGATCGGTCCAATCCATCATCGGCGCGACGCTCACGCGGTCTGGCGAAAAACGACTGGCGATGGGATCGGGCGTGGACATGGGACGAAAACGGTTGGCCGGGCGCGGCCCGGCAAAGCCTTCGATTGTCTCTCAGGGGTTGCCGATTTGCCCGAACGAGGTGCGCAGTCCGCGTAGTCGGTGGGGCCGCTGCTTTCCGGCGGATTGCCGGTGGCCGACAGCCATGCCGAGATGCTCGGCAAGCGCTTTTCGAAATGCGCGTGAAGCTCGCGCCACTTGCGGCCTTCGGCATGCAATGCCGTGATCTCCAGCGCTTCGACCGCGATCGCACGCAGGCTGCCGACCATCGCGAGCGAGCGGCCGTCGAGCAATTGCAAGGTCACCTCGCGGCCCTGCGCCAGAATTTCTTCGAGGATGCGGCGATGCACGGTGTAGTCGGCCCACGCCTGTTTGCTGCACGCATCGCTCAGTTCGCGAAACACCCAATGCATGTTGGAAGCGAACATCGCTGCCACCTGTGCGGCCTGACGGGCGTTCTGCTGGGCAAAACGTTCCTGCGCCCGCAACGCCCAACCGATGGCTGCCAGCACGCCGAACGCCTGCACCCAGGCGGCCCATTCGCCTTGCGTCGTCGGGCGATGAAACCAGAAGATGACGCCCGCAACGATCAGCACGACGGCCAGTGCCATTTGAGTTCTACGCATGTCTTCCCTCCAGGAACGCGCCGATTCAAGCACGCGGACCTTCTCTTCCAAACGATTTTCGAATCATCGCGAGGCCCGCGACCCAGGCGTCACCGTAATTCGAATACGGCTTGACCGCGGCTTCCACCGGCAAATAGGGCAGCGCGTCTTCCATCATGGAGTCCGTCGCTTCCAGCAACACCCAATAGAACTCGCCCTCTTCGAGTTCCTGGACGGTCAACGCGATATTTCGCAGTTTCGGCATTGGAGGGGGGTCAGAAAGGGTGAAGAGAGAAAAATTGAATTGGAACTGCGCCGATCCTATGGATCTGCCCCCTGAACGCAAAAGCACAAATTCACGTTTTGCTACAAATGTGACAACTAGTAATAAGACCGATGGGGGCAACCAGTGCGATGGGTGCAATTCGTCCGATTTGCCTTGCTGCCGCAGGTCTTGCCTCCTACATCGCGCGCTGTCCGGGGTCCCTAACCTTTGCAAGGTATTCCGACGG
Proteins encoded:
- the dusA gene encoding tRNA dihydrouridine(20/20a) synthase DusA; the protein is MSTPDPIASRFSPDRVSVAPMMDWTDRHCRYFHRLLTRHALLYTEMVTTGALIHGDVPRHLRFNAEEHPIALQLGGSEPADLAQCAKLGEQWGYDEININCGCPSERVQRGAFGACLMAEPQLVADGVKAMLDVVSVPVTIKHRIGIDKTENYEFVRDFVGTVAEAGCKTFIVHARNAWLKGLSPKQNREVPPLRYALVHQLKHDFPALRFSINGGFAEPGQVHEQLRLLDGVMVGREAYHNPWWLAGWDADFFGITPRDITREGIEAQMCDYMLREAAEHGTPLSNIARHMLGLRNGLPGARRWRQVWSDHKLKDMPPHAVMALAHEPVALAA
- a CDS encoding GntR family transcriptional regulator; this encodes MSAFTLTPRALYEEVAEGLRQRIFQRELEPGSWIDEMKLAEEYGISRTPLREALKVLAAEGLVTMKVRRGAYVTEVSEQDLTDVYHLLSLLESDAAGVVAERATEAQLNDLRRLHDELEATACPGHVDRELFFAINERFHMRLLAIADNRWRDQVVADLRKVMKLNRHNSLLKSGRLVESLAEHRALMAAIESREPQAAAARMREHFASGLEAAT